In the Deinococcus ficus genome, one interval contains:
- a CDS encoding helix-turn-helix transcriptional regulator produces the protein MTALTVTPLHVTTSAANGTERTKRRLLDVLKRCGPQTAQDLAGQLEVTVPAARRHLGDLLDHGLIETRVEKPGGRGRPQHVYRLTERGEAAFPKTYAALCVDVLRHLQDLYGQDAVLKVFEARNEQVAGPLKEELDALDSLPARLALLTARLTEQGFDAVLEETLEGGEVVWTITQRNCPSLTVARQFPELCMAELTFMAHLTGLPVTRDARIVTGQPYCRYRVAAGAHAESAIGASCPCRAAQPGQDGK, from the coding sequence ATGACGGCCCTGACCGTCACCCCCCTGCACGTCACGACCAGCGCGGCGAACGGCACGGAGCGCACCAAACGCCGGCTGCTGGACGTCCTGAAACGCTGCGGCCCGCAGACTGCCCAGGACCTCGCCGGGCAGCTGGAGGTCACCGTTCCGGCCGCCCGGCGGCACCTGGGCGACCTGCTGGACCACGGCCTGATCGAGACGCGGGTGGAGAAACCCGGCGGGCGCGGCCGGCCGCAGCACGTGTACCGCCTGACCGAGCGGGGCGAGGCGGCCTTCCCGAAAACGTACGCGGCGCTGTGCGTGGACGTGCTGCGTCACCTGCAGGACCTGTACGGCCAGGACGCCGTGCTGAAGGTCTTCGAGGCCCGCAACGAGCAGGTTGCCGGCCCGCTGAAAGAGGAACTGGACGCCCTGGACAGCCTGCCCGCGCGGCTGGCCCTGCTGACCGCGCGCCTCACCGAGCAGGGCTTCGACGCCGTGCTGGAGGAGACGCTGGAAGGCGGGGAGGTCGTGTGGACGATCACGCAGCGCAACTGCCCCAGCCTGACCGTGGCCCGGCAGTTCCCGGAGCTGTGCATGGCCGAACTGACCTTCATGGCGCACCTGACGGGCCTGCCGGTCACCCGCGACGCCCGGATCGTGACCGGGCAGCCCTACTGCCGTTACCGCGTGGCGGCTGGCGCGCACGCTGAATCCGCAATTGGGGCCTCGTGCCCCTGCCGCGCGGCACAGCCGGGCCAGGACGGAAAATGA
- a CDS encoding FtsW/RodA/SpoVE family cell cycle protein, giving the protein MSIQLVLAQLLLMTLGLIGVATAEPGKILDHGSKLLLGLTVTFMAARLPPRTYLRLATPAWLFTLILLALVLAVGVGTEESSATKRWLEFGPVRFQPSELAKLGLVLQLASFFSRRGVERKLISATGMILLTTLLVFLEPDLGTSVLTFGLGIILMFAAGVRISNIAWFGLALTLVSLPVAGIYLEKHPYIMERWRGHQNHEAELVQGLDQIGKAHRDLSNGGLWGLGPDGPRYEYFAAHTDMIIASVGFSTGLLGVTMVFFAYWMIVSTALQVSQLAARIRPMTPEIHGASTMATGAMFMIVGQALVNLAVAARIFPVTGVPLPLVSYGFSSILTMSLALGIIHSAMRVVRSQLPAEPNPAELMAIATD; this is encoded by the coding sequence GTGAGCATTCAGCTGGTGCTCGCTCAGCTGCTCCTGATGACCCTGGGCCTGATCGGGGTCGCCACCGCCGAACCGGGCAAGATCCTCGACCACGGCAGCAAACTCCTGCTGGGCCTCACCGTGACCTTCATGGCCGCCCGCCTACCCCCCCGCACGTACCTGCGCCTCGCCACGCCCGCGTGGCTGTTCACGCTGATCCTGCTGGCCCTGGTGCTGGCCGTCGGGGTGGGCACCGAGGAGAGCAGCGCCACGAAACGCTGGCTGGAATTCGGCCCCGTGCGCTTCCAGCCCAGCGAGCTCGCCAAGCTGGGCCTGGTGCTACAACTCGCGTCCTTCTTCTCCCGCCGCGGCGTGGAACGCAAACTGATCAGCGCCACCGGCATGATCCTGCTCACCACCCTGCTCGTCTTCCTCGAACCGGACCTGGGCACCAGCGTCCTTACGTTCGGGCTGGGCATCATCCTGATGTTCGCGGCCGGCGTGCGCATCAGCAACATCGCGTGGTTCGGCCTGGCGCTCACCCTGGTCAGCCTGCCCGTGGCCGGCATCTACCTGGAAAAACACCCGTACATCATGGAACGCTGGCGCGGCCACCAGAACCACGAGGCCGAACTCGTGCAGGGCCTCGACCAGATCGGCAAGGCGCACCGCGACCTCAGCAACGGCGGCCTGTGGGGCCTCGGCCCGGACGGCCCCCGTTACGAGTACTTCGCCGCGCACACCGACATGATCATCGCCTCGGTGGGCTTCAGCACCGGGCTGCTGGGCGTGACCATGGTGTTCTTCGCGTACTGGATGATCGTGTCCACCGCCCTGCAGGTCAGCCAGCTGGCCGCCCGCATCCGCCCCATGACCCCGGAAATCCACGGGGCGAGCACCATGGCGACCGGCGCGATGTTCATGATCGTCGGGCAGGCCCTCGTGAACCTCGCCGTGGCCGCCCGCATCTTCCCCGTGACCGGCGTGCCGCTGCCGCTCGTCAGTTACGGCTTCAGCTCCATCCTCACCATGAGCCTCGCGCTGGGCATCATTCACAGCGCCATGCGCGTCGTGCGTTCGCAACTGCCGGCCGAACCCAACCCGGCGGAACTCATGGCCATCGCCACCGACTGA
- the trmFO gene encoding methylenetetrahydrofolate--tRNA-(uracil(54)-C(5))-methyltransferase (FADH(2)-oxidizing) TrmFO, whose product MSGSDNTPTITVIGAGLAGSEAALAAAKQGVRVRLFEMRPVKMTPAHRTGNFAELVCSTSLGGEGEMQSKGLLQAEMRSVGAAIVTSADAARVPAGNALAVDREAFSETVTAKVRAHPLIEVVPGEVTLIPDGIVVIATGPLTSDALAEDVARLTGSERLAFYDAAAPVIEADSINFDVAWRAGRYDQQADYVNCPFAKEEYLAFIAALEQARAHTPHDWEKLEFFEGCMPIEEIARRGVDTPRFGPMSPKGLDDPRTGRWPYAVAQLRQEDAQGRMWSLVGFQTGLKWGDQKTLVQMIPGLENAEIVRYGVMHRNTYLNAPQVLHGTLQLRADPQKFVAGVLAGTEGYLESSATGWLAGTNAARLALGQEPLTPPAESMLGGLVRYLASANPKGFQPMNVNWALVPELPAPINPNTGKPRKLGKREKRPPMYRRGLEAFTAWARTDAGLDVTEPAPAPAEPAEVPA is encoded by the coding sequence ATGAGCGGTTCCGACAATACCCCCACCATTACCGTGATCGGCGCCGGGCTCGCCGGGTCCGAGGCCGCGCTGGCCGCCGCGAAGCAGGGCGTGCGCGTGCGCCTGTTCGAGATGCGGCCCGTGAAGATGACGCCCGCGCACCGCACCGGGAACTTCGCGGAGCTGGTGTGCAGCACCAGCCTGGGCGGGGAAGGGGAGATGCAGAGCAAGGGCCTGCTGCAGGCCGAGATGCGCAGCGTCGGCGCGGCCATCGTGACCAGCGCTGACGCCGCCCGCGTGCCCGCCGGGAACGCCCTGGCCGTGGACCGCGAGGCCTTCAGCGAGACGGTCACCGCAAAGGTCCGCGCTCACCCCCTGATCGAGGTGGTGCCCGGCGAGGTGACCCTCATTCCCGACGGGATCGTGGTGATCGCCACCGGGCCCCTCACGTCCGACGCGCTGGCCGAGGACGTCGCCCGGCTCACCGGCAGCGAGCGCCTCGCCTTCTACGACGCGGCCGCGCCCGTGATCGAGGCCGACAGCATCAACTTTGATGTCGCGTGGCGCGCCGGGCGGTACGACCAGCAGGCCGACTACGTCAACTGCCCCTTCGCCAAGGAGGAGTACCTGGCGTTCATCGCGGCGCTGGAACAGGCCCGGGCGCACACCCCGCACGACTGGGAGAAACTGGAATTCTTCGAGGGCTGCATGCCCATCGAGGAGATCGCCCGGCGCGGCGTGGACACCCCCCGCTTCGGCCCGATGTCCCCGAAGGGCCTGGACGACCCCCGCACCGGCCGCTGGCCGTACGCCGTGGCGCAGCTGCGCCAGGAGGACGCGCAGGGCCGCATGTGGTCCCTGGTGGGCTTCCAGACCGGCCTGAAGTGGGGCGACCAGAAGACCCTGGTGCAGATGATCCCGGGACTGGAGAACGCCGAGATCGTGCGCTACGGCGTCATGCACCGCAACACGTACCTGAACGCCCCGCAGGTCCTGCACGGCACCCTGCAGCTGCGCGCCGACCCGCAGAAGTTCGTGGCGGGCGTGCTGGCCGGCACGGAAGGCTACCTGGAGTCCAGCGCGACCGGCTGGCTGGCCGGCACGAACGCCGCCCGCCTCGCCCTGGGCCAGGAGCCGCTGACCCCGCCGGCCGAGAGCATGCTGGGCGGCCTGGTGCGGTACCTCGCGTCCGCCAACCCCAAGGGCTTCCAGCCCATGAACGTGAACTGGGCGCTGGTGCCGGAACTGCCCGCCCCCATCAACCCCAACACCGGCAAGCCCCGCAAGCTGGGCAAACGGGAGAAGCGGCCCCCCATGTACCGCCGCGGCCTGGAGGCATTCACGGCCTGGGCCCGCACGGACGCCGGACTGGACGTCACTGAACCCGCGCCTGCTCCGGCGGAACCGGCCGAAGTGCCCGCCTGA
- the murD gene encoding UDP-N-acetylmuramoyl-L-alanine--D-glutamate ligase: protein MNLGNKVLIYGLGRSGRGVARFLAGRGVRADWVDARPAPEDEALTADLGLTRGDAQGSYDTVIAAPGVPIDHADLNALRGRGAEVIGEVTLAARARPDLPMVGVTGTAGKGGTTVLTAHLLRTCGLSALEGGNIDPPLLDVVDRAEVAVVELSSFQLERVPGLRLPVAVITNLGVDHLDRHRTVEAYHAAKRNITAGQEAGDVLVVPAGLDVPTRADVRAFTPDRLALANGTEVLPVAELPEGLHPANAAAALLAAEALLRHLGRPVDPATLAAGLLSAQPVKGRFETVARLGEVRFIEDSIATRTIAVQAALERAAAPIAWLVGGRDKGADLAPLRDAAQGRVVKVIAFGEDGPALAERLGLPAETVTGTTPDETLMNAARAGLHALPDGRGTVLLAPIGTSFDMFRDYKARGESFTRAARQLAGLEGDAP, encoded by the coding sequence GTGAACCTGGGGAACAAGGTACTGATTTACGGGCTGGGCCGCAGCGGACGGGGCGTCGCGCGGTTCCTGGCCGGGCGGGGCGTGCGGGCGGACTGGGTGGACGCCCGCCCCGCCCCCGAGGACGAGGCCCTGACCGCCGACCTGGGCCTGACGCGCGGCGACGCGCAGGGCAGTTACGACACCGTGATCGCCGCGCCCGGCGTGCCCATCGACCACGCCGACCTGAACGCCCTGCGAGGCAGGGGCGCCGAGGTGATCGGTGAGGTGACGCTGGCCGCCCGCGCCCGCCCGGACCTGCCGATGGTCGGCGTGACCGGCACCGCCGGGAAGGGCGGCACCACCGTGCTCACCGCCCACCTGCTGCGCACCTGCGGCCTGAGCGCCCTGGAAGGCGGGAACATCGACCCGCCGCTGCTGGACGTCGTGGACCGCGCCGAGGTCGCCGTGGTGGAACTCAGTTCCTTCCAGCTGGAACGCGTCCCCGGCCTGCGGCTCCCGGTGGCGGTCATCACGAACCTGGGCGTGGACCACCTGGACCGCCACCGCACCGTGGAGGCCTACCACGCTGCCAAACGCAACATCACCGCCGGGCAGGAGGCCGGGGACGTGCTGGTCGTGCCCGCCGGCCTGGACGTCCCCACCCGCGCCGATGTGCGGGCGTTCACCCCGGACCGCCTCGCGCTCGCCAACGGCACCGAGGTGCTGCCCGTGGCCGAGCTGCCCGAGGGCCTCCACCCCGCGAACGCCGCCGCCGCCCTGCTGGCCGCCGAGGCCCTGCTGCGCCACCTGGGCCGGCCGGTGGACCCCGCCACGCTGGCCGCTGGCCTGCTCAGCGCGCAGCCCGTGAAGGGCCGCTTCGAGACGGTCGCCCGCCTGGGCGAGGTCCGCTTCATCGAGGACAGCATCGCCACCCGCACCATCGCCGTGCAGGCCGCGCTGGAGCGCGCCGCCGCCCCGATCGCGTGGCTGGTCGGCGGGCGGGACAAGGGCGCCGACCTCGCGCCGCTCCGGGACGCCGCGCAGGGCCGCGTGGTCAAGGTCATCGCCTTCGGCGAGGACGGCCCGGCCCTCGCCGAGCGGCTGGGCCTGCCCGCCGAGACCGTGACCGGCACCACCCCCGACGAGACACTCATGAACGCCGCCCGCGCCGGCCTGCACGCCCTCCCGGACGGACGCGGCACGGTCCTGCTGGCGCCCATCGGCACCAGTTTCGACATGTTCCGCGACTACAAGGCCCGCGGTGAGAGCTTCACCCGCGCCGCCCGGCAGCTCGCCGGCCTGGAGGGTGACGCCCCGTGA
- a CDS encoding cytochrome P450, translated as MPSSFAALPEPPCEVRAFGHLPEWGRAPLPLIEAGAEAARRAGGDVFRLRLGLPAVVGFSPAWNRRLLSDLETFVSAGSFSRVVPYLSGGVILSDVPEHAGRRGVLNPGFGRRAVLALQERVRRAVPAVPEGPFDALAWADGAVLRALNAAYFSGEADERLLHAFLAPLRRPFPVPAVPRPLLFRRMDGELRRLMDLRAREGGRDDLLGFLAGVPDGLLEARVSLAAAHDTTTHALAYALWQLALHPEWHRPEGHPWVLKEVLRLWPPGWMGSRRLARDVDWQGVRLPGGAVALYSPYLTGRDAALWPDPLAFRPHRWAAPPPAWAYLPFGGGERTCLGLHLAQSIILTVLEGLPPLRAHWGDARARPGITLGPAGPLVVQRRAQVSTAVP; from the coding sequence GTGCCGTCCTCGTTTGCCGCCCTGCCGGAGCCGCCGTGTGAAGTGAGGGCGTTCGGGCACCTGCCCGAGTGGGGGCGCGCACCGCTGCCGCTGATCGAGGCGGGCGCCGAGGCGGCGCGCCGCGCTGGAGGGGACGTGTTCCGGCTGCGGCTGGGCCTGCCGGCGGTGGTGGGCTTCAGCCCGGCGTGGAACCGGCGGCTGCTGTCGGACCTGGAGACCTTCGTGAGCGCGGGAAGTTTCTCGCGGGTGGTGCCGTACCTGTCGGGCGGGGTGATCCTGTCGGACGTGCCGGAGCACGCCGGGCGGCGCGGCGTGCTGAACCCGGGGTTCGGGCGGCGGGCGGTCCTGGCGCTGCAGGAGCGGGTGAGGCGGGCGGTGCCGGCCGTGCCGGAGGGGCCGTTCGACGCGCTGGCCTGGGCGGACGGGGCGGTGCTGCGCGCCCTGAACGCCGCGTACTTCAGTGGCGAGGCCGACGAGCGGCTGCTGCACGCGTTCCTGGCGCCCCTGAGGCGGCCGTTTCCGGTTCCGGCCGTGCCGCGGCCCCTGCTGTTCCGCCGGATGGACGGGGAGTTGCGCCGCCTGATGGACCTGCGGGCGCGGGAGGGCGGCCGGGACGACCTTCTGGGATTCCTGGCGGGCGTGCCGGACGGGCTGCTGGAGGCGCGGGTGAGTCTGGCCGCGGCGCACGACACGACCACGCATGCCCTGGCGTACGCGCTGTGGCAGTTGGCGCTGCACCCGGAGTGGCACCGGCCGGAGGGGCACCCGTGGGTGCTGAAGGAGGTGCTGCGCCTGTGGCCGCCCGGGTGGATGGGCAGCCGCCGGCTGGCGCGGGACGTGGACTGGCAGGGCGTGCGCCTTCCAGGTGGCGCGGTCGCGCTGTATTCGCCGTACCTGACGGGCCGGGACGCGGCGCTGTGGCCAGACCCGCTGGCGTTCCGCCCGCACCGCTGGGCGGCGCCTCCGCCCGCGTGGGCCTACCTGCCGTTCGGCGGCGGGGAGCGCACCTGCCTGGGCCTGCACCTCGCGCAGAGCATCATCCTGACCGTGCTTGAGGGCCTGCCGCCCCTGCGGGCGCACTGGGGGGACGCGCGGGCCCGCCCCGGCATCACGCTGGGCCCGGCCGGCCCGCTGGTGGTGCAGCGCCGCGCTCAGGTGAGCACCGCAGTGCCCTGA
- the guaA gene encoding glutamine-hydrolyzing GMP synthase: MSIVILDFGSQFTRLIARRFRELGAYSVILPGGASLERIQQENPQGLVLSGGPSSVYDENAPKPAPGVLDLDIPVLGVCYGMQYLAHQAGGDVKRAGKREYGKADLTQYGGELFRGIQGEFVAWMSHSDSVTQLPQGYEVCAQTEDTPVTGIQNTQTRRYGVQFHPEVVHTPKGGQLLANFLDICGVTRDWTAEHIVDELVADVQAQVGQGRVLLGISGGVDSSTLALLLAKAVGDQLTAVFIDHGLLRLGEREQVEAALRPLGVNLITVDAREEFLGALSGVDDPEQKRKIIGREFIRAFERETAKLGDFDFLAQGTLYPDVIESAGGEGAANIKSHHNVGGLPEDLKFKLVEPFRTLFKDEVREIARLLGLPEHIRMRHPFPGPGLAIRCLGAVSEEKLDILRRVDDIFISGLREFGLYDGCSQALAVLTPIRSVGVMGDERTYSYTAALRAVSTDDFMTAEWARLPYEFLATMSNRIVNQVHEINRVVYDITGKPPATIEWE, translated from the coding sequence GTGAGCATCGTCATCCTTGATTTCGGGAGTCAATTCACGCGCCTGATCGCCCGCCGGTTCCGGGAACTGGGCGCGTACAGCGTCATCCTGCCGGGCGGGGCCAGCCTGGAGCGCATTCAGCAGGAAAACCCTCAGGGCCTCGTGCTGAGTGGCGGGCCCAGCAGCGTGTACGACGAGAACGCCCCGAAGCCCGCTCCGGGCGTGCTGGACCTGGACATCCCGGTGCTGGGCGTGTGCTACGGCATGCAGTACCTGGCGCACCAGGCGGGCGGGGACGTGAAACGCGCCGGGAAACGCGAGTACGGCAAGGCCGACCTGACGCAGTACGGCGGCGAGCTGTTCCGCGGCATCCAGGGCGAGTTCGTGGCGTGGATGAGCCACAGTGACAGCGTCACGCAGCTGCCGCAGGGGTACGAGGTGTGCGCCCAGACCGAGGACACGCCCGTGACTGGCATTCAGAACACGCAGACGCGGCGCTACGGCGTGCAGTTCCACCCGGAGGTCGTGCACACGCCCAAGGGCGGTCAGCTGCTGGCGAACTTCCTGGACATCTGCGGCGTGACGCGCGACTGGACGGCCGAGCACATCGTGGACGAACTGGTCGCCGACGTGCAGGCGCAGGTGGGCCAGGGCCGGGTGCTGCTGGGCATCAGCGGCGGCGTGGATTCCAGCACGCTGGCGCTGCTGCTCGCGAAGGCCGTGGGGGACCAGCTGACGGCCGTGTTCATCGACCACGGGCTGCTGCGCCTGGGCGAACGCGAGCAGGTGGAAGCGGCGCTGCGGCCGCTGGGCGTGAACCTGATCACCGTGGACGCCCGCGAGGAGTTCCTGGGCGCGCTGAGCGGCGTGGACGACCCGGAGCAGAAACGCAAGATCATCGGCCGGGAGTTCATCCGCGCGTTCGAACGCGAAACCGCCAAGCTGGGCGACTTTGATTTCCTGGCGCAGGGCACCCTGTACCCGGACGTGATCGAGTCCGCCGGCGGGGAGGGCGCGGCGAACATCAAGAGCCACCACAACGTGGGCGGCCTGCCCGAGGACCTGAAGTTCAAGCTGGTGGAACCCTTCCGGACTCTGTTCAAGGACGAGGTCCGCGAGATCGCGCGGCTGCTGGGCCTGCCGGAGCACATCCGCATGCGCCACCCCTTCCCCGGTCCGGGTCTGGCGATCCGCTGCCTGGGCGCGGTGAGCGAGGAGAAACTGGACATCCTGCGCCGCGTGGACGACATCTTCATCTCGGGCCTGCGCGAGTTCGGGCTGTACGACGGCTGCTCGCAGGCGCTGGCGGTCCTCACCCCGATCCGCAGCGTGGGCGTGATGGGCGACGAGCGCACCTACAGCTACACGGCCGCGCTGCGCGCCGTGAGCACCGACGACTTCATGACTGCCGAGTGGGCGCGGCTGCCGTACGAGTTCCTGGCGACCATGAGCAACCGCATCGTGAACCAGGTGCACGAGATCAACCGCGTGGTGTACGACATCACCGGCAAGCCGCCCGCCACCATCGAGTGGGAGTGA
- a CDS encoding DUF664 domain-containing protein, giving the protein MTPEDTSWQRWYRIEPEAGFTPGIGRLVQMLAYARMTTEHAVQGLSVKDLDAVPLGFTNSIGMLLAHVAATDRIYQFLSFEGRDPITEDTPAYRPFVGAMTFGEQGERVQGRTLDDLLGQLREVRAATLAELRTRDDAWLASLLPGDAMGFANQHWAWFHVMEDEVSHRGQIRLLRKAIEAGKAEAPAPS; this is encoded by the coding sequence ATGACCCCGGAAGACACCTCCTGGCAGCGCTGGTACCGCATCGAGCCGGAGGCCGGCTTCACGCCCGGCATCGGCCGACTAGTGCAGATGCTCGCGTACGCGCGCATGACCACCGAGCACGCCGTGCAGGGGCTGAGCGTGAAGGACCTGGATGCCGTGCCGCTCGGCTTCACGAACAGCATCGGGATGCTGCTGGCGCACGTGGCCGCCACCGACCGCATCTACCAGTTCCTGTCCTTCGAGGGCCGCGACCCGATCACGGAGGACACGCCCGCGTACCGGCCGTTCGTGGGCGCCATGACCTTCGGCGAGCAGGGGGAACGCGTGCAGGGCCGCACCCTGGACGACCTGCTGGGGCAACTGCGGGAGGTGCGGGCGGCGACGCTGGCCGAACTGCGCACCCGGGACGACGCGTGGCTCGCCAGCCTGCTGCCGGGCGACGCGATGGGCTTCGCGAACCAGCACTGGGCCTGGTTTCACGTGATGGAGGATGAGGTCAGTCACCGCGGGCAGATCCGGCTGCTGCGCAAGGCCATCGAGGCCGGGAAGGCCGAGGCGCCCGCGCCGTCCTGA
- a CDS encoding YczE/YyaS/YitT family protein, translating to MTRAAPLIHLTRLPRAGQYALLLAGLFMYGLSLRLMLNAGVGVSPWDVFHVGVTRHLPVTVGMVSIGSGLLLLGYTALVLREKFGPGTLLNILLIGVVMDLLATVVPHPAQPPVQWAQFLLGVLLLGLATGAYVGAGLGAGPRDSLMLGLHRVYGWPVARIRTAVEVVVLLAGVLLGGPAGWGTLAFALLVGHSVSVGLRLFGLGPEKPQRGLGARPS from the coding sequence ATGACCCGCGCCGCTCCGCTGATTCACCTGACCCGCCTGCCCCGGGCGGGCCAGTACGCGCTGCTGCTCGCGGGCCTGTTCATGTACGGCCTGAGCCTGCGCCTGATGCTGAACGCCGGGGTGGGCGTGTCCCCCTGGGACGTGTTTCACGTGGGCGTCACCCGGCACCTGCCGGTCACGGTGGGGATGGTCAGCATCGGTTCGGGCCTGCTGCTGCTGGGGTACACGGCCCTGGTGCTGCGCGAGAAGTTCGGGCCGGGCACCCTGCTGAACATCCTGCTGATCGGGGTGGTCATGGACCTGCTGGCGACCGTGGTGCCGCACCCGGCGCAGCCGCCCGTGCAGTGGGCGCAGTTCCTGCTGGGCGTGCTGCTGCTGGGGCTCGCCACCGGCGCGTACGTGGGCGCGGGCCTGGGCGCCGGCCCGCGGGACAGCCTGATGCTGGGCCTGCACCGCGTGTACGGCTGGCCGGTGGCCCGCATCCGCACGGCGGTGGAGGTCGTGGTGCTGCTCGCCGGCGTGCTGCTGGGCGGCCCGGCCGGCTGGGGCACGCTGGCCTTCGCGCTGCTGGTGGGTCACAGTGTGAGCGTCGGGCTGCGGCTGTTCGGACTGGGACCAGAAAAACCCCAACGCGGCCTGGGTGCCCGCCCATCGTGA
- the ychF gene encoding redox-regulated ATPase YchF, which yields MGLGIGIVGLPNVGKSTLFNAITRAGALAANYPFATIEPNVGRVTVPDERLTALSQVFTKGERVPPIIPTFVEFVDIAGLVKGASQGEGLGNQFLANIREVDAIAHVVRCFEDGNVIHVAGKVDPLDDIETINTELILADLSGLEKRAQNLQKKAKGGDKEAKEQLEMAEALIQVLGEGKPARAAEIEGRVPKEFGLITTKPVIYVANVGEGDLTEDNEYVKLVREYAAKEGAQVVKISAQIEGELAEMPEDEAREFLHDLGVQESGLDQLVKVGYETLGLITFITSGEKEVRAWTIRKGETAPEAAGEIHSDLQRGFIRAEVIEWNRMVEAGGWAAAKSKGWVRTEGKDYVMKDGDIMNVLHNM from the coding sequence ATGGGTTTAGGTATTGGAATTGTCGGTCTGCCGAACGTCGGCAAGAGCACGCTCTTTAACGCGATCACCCGCGCGGGCGCCCTGGCGGCGAACTACCCCTTCGCGACCATCGAACCGAACGTCGGCCGGGTGACCGTGCCGGACGAGCGCCTCACGGCCCTGAGTCAGGTGTTCACGAAAGGCGAGCGCGTGCCGCCCATCATCCCCACCTTCGTGGAGTTCGTGGACATCGCCGGGCTCGTCAAGGGGGCCTCTCAGGGCGAGGGGCTGGGAAACCAGTTCCTGGCGAACATCCGCGAGGTGGACGCCATCGCGCACGTCGTCCGCTGCTTCGAGGACGGGAACGTCATTCACGTGGCCGGCAAGGTGGACCCCCTCGACGACATCGAGACCATCAACACCGAGCTGATCCTGGCGGACCTCTCCGGCCTGGAAAAACGCGCGCAGAACCTCCAGAAGAAGGCCAAGGGCGGCGACAAGGAAGCCAAGGAGCAGCTGGAGATGGCCGAGGCGCTGATTCAGGTGCTGGGCGAGGGCAAGCCCGCCCGCGCAGCCGAGATCGAGGGCCGCGTGCCGAAGGAGTTCGGGCTGATCACCACCAAACCCGTGATCTACGTCGCGAACGTCGGCGAGGGCGACCTGACGGAGGACAACGAGTACGTGAAGCTCGTGCGCGAGTACGCCGCGAAAGAAGGTGCGCAGGTCGTGAAGATCAGCGCGCAGATCGAGGGTGAACTGGCCGAGATGCCGGAGGACGAGGCCCGCGAGTTCCTGCATGACCTGGGCGTGCAGGAAAGCGGCCTGGACCAGCTCGTGAAGGTCGGGTACGAGACGCTGGGCCTGATCACGTTCATCACCAGCGGCGAGAAGGAAGTCCGCGCCTGGACGATCCGCAAGGGTGAAACGGCGCCGGAAGCGGCCGGGGAGATCCACAGCGACCTGCAGCGCGGCTTCATCCGCGCCGAGGTGATCGAGTGGAACAGGATGGTGGAGGCCGGCGGCTGGGCCGCCGCCAAGAGCAAGGGCTGGGTGCGCACCGAGGGCAAGGACTACGTCATGAAAGACGGCGACATCATGAACGTGCTGCACAACATGTAA
- a CDS encoding Mrp/NBP35 family ATP-binding protein produces MRDALMNALKTVNDPELHRDLVSLGMIERAEMDGGLAHVKVNLTTPACPLKGKIESDVRAAVLAVPGVQDVRVTFGATVRAAAQPALPGVKHVVLVGSGKGGVGKSSVAVNLAASLARDGARVGLLDADVYGPSVAHMMGQPAARITANEDRKMLPLEAHGVKFLSMANLSPAGQALVWRGPMLHSAIQQFIKDAAWGELDYLIVDLPPGTGDVQLSLTQTVQVTGAVIVTTPQDVALIDAARAVDMFRKASVPVLGVVENMSYFVAPDTGHTYDIFGRGGSRKLGSEYPLLGEIPLDVEVRQDADQGAPAVLAHPDSAAAQALAGVARTLAGQISVRTLHSTLAELPDQLTVV; encoded by the coding sequence ATGCGTGACGCTCTCATGAACGCCCTGAAAACAGTGAACGACCCGGAGCTTCACCGGGACCTCGTGTCGCTGGGCATGATCGAGCGGGCCGAAATGGACGGCGGGCTGGCGCACGTGAAGGTGAACCTCACCACCCCCGCCTGTCCCCTGAAGGGCAAGATCGAATCGGACGTCCGCGCGGCGGTCCTGGCGGTGCCGGGCGTGCAGGACGTCCGCGTGACCTTCGGCGCGACCGTGCGCGCCGCGGCGCAGCCGGCCCTGCCGGGCGTGAAGCACGTGGTGCTGGTCGGCAGCGGCAAGGGCGGCGTGGGCAAGAGCAGCGTGGCCGTGAACCTCGCCGCGTCCCTGGCCCGGGACGGCGCGCGGGTGGGCCTGCTGGACGCCGACGTGTACGGCCCCAGCGTGGCGCACATGATGGGCCAGCCGGCCGCGCGCATCACCGCCAACGAGGACCGCAAGATGCTGCCCCTGGAAGCGCACGGCGTGAAGTTCCTCAGCATGGCGAACCTCTCGCCGGCCGGGCAGGCGCTGGTGTGGCGCGGGCCGATGCTGCACTCGGCCATCCAGCAGTTCATCAAGGACGCCGCGTGGGGGGAACTCGATTACCTGATCGTGGACCTGCCCCCGGGTACTGGGGACGTGCAGCTGTCCCTCACGCAGACGGTGCAGGTCACCGGGGCGGTCATCGTGACCACCCCGCAGGACGTGGCCCTCATCGACGCGGCGCGCGCGGTGGACATGTTCCGCAAGGCCAGCGTGCCGGTGCTGGGCGTGGTGGAGAACATGAGTTACTTCGTGGCGCCCGACACCGGGCACACCTACGACATCTTCGGCCGGGGCGGCAGCCGCAAGCTGGGCAGCGAGTACCCGCTGCTGGGCGAGATTCCCTTGGACGTCGAGGTCCGGCAGGACGCCGATCAGGGCGCCCCGGCGGTGCTGGCGCACCCGGACTCGGCGGCCGCGCAGGCGCTCGCGGGCGTGGCCCGGACCCTGGCCGGGCAGATCAGCGTGCGCACGCTGCACTCCACCCTGGCGGAGTTGCCGGACCAGCTCACCGTGGTATGA